The sequence TTTGGGTTGTGGATATGCGGGGAAAGCACTTTTTTGTGGCGGTCGAGATTCGAATATCACTTGGAGCTTGCTCTAGTTAttgcttgcttgcttgcttctTTACCCCCCAACCCTCATCGTAGTCTGGCCGTGTCTTGGAATCTTGTCGCTGATCGTACTCGAacatgaaaaaaaaaaaaaaaaaaaaaaaaaaagaaaagaaaagaaaaggaaaaaagagtcaatactccgtacagagctCGAATCACGGTATTGACGCAGGGGTGATGATCCGTTgatacatacggagtagagctATCTGGAATCCCCAAGCAGCTTCCGGGTCGGCGATAACAGGCGACGGACCGTAGAAAATCGCGAAAGAGAGCGAAACACGGACCAGTTGGATGTTTCCCCCTCACCGTGAAGCTCCGAGAGAACCCCACCTCCCTCCGCCGCGCTGCCCCTCCTCACGAATTGTCTCGAAACAGAATAAATATCCTGCCCTGTACGATCCCACCCGTCTGCCCGCCCAAGTCGCACCGCAGCTTCTCCTCTTCGCCGGCTTCTCCTCATCCTTCCCTGCCCCAACGGAGGAGACCTATAAAAAAGCTCCCCCGATCCAACCCTTGTCCGTCTCATCCCCAGCAAATTTTCCCTGGTCATCTTTTCCCGCGATCTTACCGTCAAACTTGTCTTCATTTTTTGTCAACTAATTCATAACACACAAGGATCGATTTGAAGCAGTCAATTCACAATGGCCGATACCGTAGGAAAAGTGAGTCACTCTTTCCATCTCATTTGTCTTACCTTAAGAGTGGACAATTGGCTGATTTCAAGATGACTTCATAGACTATCACTTGCAAAGTAAGACCTCAGGAACCCTTTTTCAACGGCACCCTAGATCGTCTAGAGGGGGGCTATTGTCAAAGCCTCAAACCTCAGCGCGAATTACACAATACACGTAAGGAACGAAAAAAAGGCTGACCGGACCCAGGCGGCGGTGGCTTGGGAGGCCGCCAAACCATTGTCGATTGAAGACATCGAGGTGGCCCCGCCCAAAGCCCACGAAGTTCGGATTCAAATCTACTACACCGGTGTTTGTCATACAGGTACGGCTGGTCCTGGAGTTCTCCGGTCCCATTATTTTCTCCCAACTGTAAGCGATCCAGGGCGCTGAGCTTGCGTGCAGATGCGTACACTCTTTCCGGCAAGGATCCCGAAGGCGCATTCCCAGTCGTTCTCGGACATGAAGGTGCAGGTATCGTGGAATCAGTTGGCGAAGGCGTCACTTCCGTGAAGCCAGGCGACCACGTCGTCGCTCTTTAGTATGCATTTCCTGCGTCTACTTACTGACCCAATCCCtgaatctctctctctctctctctctctctctctctctctctctctctctctctctctctctctctctctctctctctctctctctctctctctgtgtctctctctctctgtgtctctctctctgtgtgtgtagATATTTCTAACATCCTGCAGCACCCCAGAGTGCCGGGAATGCAAGTTCTGCAAATCTGGAAAGACCAACCTTTGCGGTAAGATCAGAGCCACTCAAGGCAAAGGCGTCATGCCCGATGGAACTAGCCGGTTCAAATGCCGTGGAAAGGACCTATTACACTTCATGGGCACGTCCACGTTTTCTCAATACACCGTTGTCGCCGATATCTCCGTCGTGGCCGTCACTGACAAGGCTCCCATGGATCGCACGTGCCTTTTGGGCTGTGGTATCACCACAGGCTATGGCGCCGCGGTTGTGACGGCCAAGGTTGAAGAGGGCTCTACCGTTGCCGTGTTCGGCGCCGGATGCGTCGGTCTCTCCGTGATCCAGGGCGCCGTGAAGAACAAAGCCGGCAAGATCATCGTTGTGGATGTCAACGACAGCAAAGAATCGTGGTCTCGAAAGTTCGGTGCCACCGACTTCGTCAATCCTACCAAGCTGGGCAACAAGAGCATCCAGGAGCACCTCATTGAGATGACGGATGGCGGGTGTGACTACACGTTCGACTGCACTGGCAACGTTGGCGTCATGCGCGCCGCTCTCGAGGCATGCCACAAGGGATGGGGTCAGAGTATCGTCATCGGCGTTGCGGCTGCCGGACAAGAGATCTCCACCAGACGTAAGTTGTCACCTGGCAAGAGCGCGCGCGCGCGCACCCAGATGCGCTATAAGGA is a genomic window of Coccidioides posadasii str. Silveira chromosome 3, complete sequence containing:
- the FLD1 gene encoding S-(hydroxymethyl)glutathione dehydrogenase (EggNog:ENOG410PFQF~COG:Q~BUSCO:7733at33183) — encoded protein: MADTVGKTITCKAAVAWEAAKPLSIEDIEVAPPKAHEVRIQIYYTGVCHTDAYTLSGKDPEGAFPVVLGHEGAGIVESVGEGVTSVKPGDHVVALYTPECRECKFCKSGKTNLCGKIRATQGKGVMPDGTSRFKCRGKDLLHFMGTSTFSQYTVVADISVVAVTDKAPMDRTCLLGCGITTGYGAAVVTAKVEEGSTVAVFGAGCVGLSVIQGAVKNKAGKIIVVDVNDSKESWSRKFGATDFVNPTKLGNKSIQEHLIEMTDGGCDYTFDCTGNVGVMRAALEACHKGWGQSIVIGVAAAGQEISTRPFQLVTGRVWKGCAFGGIKGRSQLPDLVDDYLKGDLKVDEFITHREPLANINAAFEQMKAGDCIRCVVDTRT